The following are encoded in a window of Brevinematales bacterium genomic DNA:
- the nadC gene encoding carboxylating nicotinate-nucleotide diphosphorylase, which yields MKKKKGIDFPKRIERLSDEMLRSVVHSAIIEDLDGRGDITTTSLFGGLSEASRTGRIFAKESGIVCGVYVAARVYSMVSSSISIEIEHHKKDGEFVEKGDTLMIIKGKPSAITTGERIALNFLGLLSGISTKVNRYVKLLDGTPTKLLDTRKTLPGLRELQKYAVATGGGYNHRLGLYDMILIKDNHIAAVGSVTRAVELAKKAYPMVTVEIETATLEQVAEAAETDADILMLDNMDNNKVREAMKMIDGAKHIEVSGNIDEKRLRELGDIGVDFVSMGELTHTVKNLDLSLLIDK from the coding sequence ATGAAGAAAAAGAAGGGGATCGATTTTCCTAAGCGGATCGAGCGGCTTTCGGACGAGATGCTGAGGTCGGTCGTACACTCGGCGATTATCGAGGATCTGGACGGCCGCGGCGACATAACGACAACATCATTATTCGGCGGATTGAGCGAGGCGTCGCGTACCGGGAGGATATTCGCGAAAGAGAGCGGCATTGTCTGCGGAGTGTATGTCGCCGCGCGGGTTTATTCGATGGTTTCCAGTTCTATCAGTATCGAAATCGAACATCATAAAAAAGACGGCGAGTTTGTGGAAAAAGGCGACACCCTGATGATCATCAAGGGTAAACCGTCCGCGATCACGACGGGCGAACGAATCGCCTTGAATTTTCTCGGCCTGCTCTCCGGCATCAGCACAAAAGTCAACCGTTATGTGAAACTCCTCGACGGGACTCCCACCAAACTCCTCGATACCCGGAAAACCCTGCCCGGCCTGCGGGAACTCCAGAAATACGCGGTCGCGACCGGCGGCGGGTATAATCACCGTCTCGGCCTATACGACATGATTCTGATCAAGGATAACCATATCGCCGCCGTGGGGTCGGTTACCCGCGCGGTGGAGCTCGCGAAAAAGGCATACCCGATGGTGACGGTCGAGATCGAGACCGCGACGCTCGAACAGGTTGCCGAAGCGGCGGAGACGGACGCGGATATCCTCATGCTCGATAATATGGATAATAACAAAGTTCGCGAGGCGATGAAGATGATCGACGGGGCTAAACATATCGAGGTATCGGGGAATATCGACGAGAAGCGTCTGCGGGAACTCGGCGATATCGGGGTGGATTTTGTTTCGATGGGGGAGCTTACCCATACGGTGAAAAACCTCGACCTGTCGTTATTGATCGATAAATAA
- a CDS encoding cyclic nucleotide-binding domain-containing protein, which translates to MNGQENKFKIVRFQKGSFPLIEGQPSEDYFFIIKQGKVRQFTSSITIGSQSELILNEGDFFGVISCMAYRSRLHSIEMLEDTLAIMVKRDDFNFLIEKNAPIALKILRYFSKQLRYFNALLTELSLKSYTTENPIHLYDLGEYYDSKKMQFNHAAYAFYQYIKHNPEGNYVPLAKSKLSKIITNHRDKLHLEPRREDNYIYYYEDSQIIFLEHELGNNLFIIQEGEVKISKVENKQEVLLNVLKQGDIFGEMAILENKPRNATAVASGKVKLMAVSRENFVNIVSNHPQIATKIISLLSERIWFIHRHITNMMIADPETRLYDAFHILLMKGRVNIGGGGPFTFDVGFDDMLKFTGLENTSSGFSALRNIMEVDKTTFGLKAGKIVCYDIRKIEEKMAMVRRNRELQNKRNLPQ; encoded by the coding sequence ATGAACGGACAGGAAAATAAGTTTAAAATCGTACGCTTCCAGAAGGGGAGTTTTCCGCTGATCGAGGGACAGCCCAGCGAGGATTATTTCTTCATTATTAAGCAGGGAAAAGTACGTCAATTCACATCCAGTATCACCATCGGATCGCAGAGCGAACTTATCCTGAACGAGGGGGATTTCTTCGGGGTCATATCCTGTATGGCTTATCGCTCCCGCCTTCATTCCATCGAAATGCTCGAGGATACTCTCGCGATCATGGTCAAGCGCGACGATTTTAATTTCCTGATCGAGAAGAACGCCCCGATTGCGTTGAAAATCCTCCGTTACTTCAGCAAACAGCTCCGTTATTTCAACGCGCTCCTGACCGAGCTATCGTTGAAATCCTACACCACCGAAAATCCCATCCACCTCTACGACCTCGGCGAGTACTACGATTCGAAGAAGATGCAGTTCAATCACGCGGCCTACGCGTTCTACCAGTATATCAAGCATAATCCCGAGGGAAATTATGTCCCGCTCGCCAAATCCAAGCTCTCGAAGATTATCACCAATCACCGGGATAAACTGCACCTCGAACCCCGGCGGGAAGATAATTATATCTACTACTACGAGGATTCGCAGATCATATTTCTCGAGCACGAATTGGGGAATAATCTTTTTATCATACAGGAAGGCGAGGTAAAAATATCGAAGGTCGAGAATAAACAGGAAGTGCTGCTGAATGTCCTAAAACAAGGGGACATCTTCGGCGAAATGGCAATCCTTGAAAATAAGCCCCGTAACGCGACGGCGGTCGCATCGGGAAAAGTTAAACTGATGGCGGTCAGCCGCGAGAACTTCGTGAATATCGTCAGCAACCATCCCCAGATCGCCACCAAGATTATCTCGCTCCTCTCGGAGCGCATCTGGTTCATCCACCGGCATATCACCAATATGATGATCGCCGACCCGGAGACGCGCCTCTACGACGCGTTCCATATCCTCCTGATGAAGGGGCGTGTAAATATCGGGGGCGGCGGGCCGTTTACCTTCGACGTCGGTTTCGACGATATGCTGAAATTTACCGGGCTCGAGAATACCTCCAGCGGCTTCAGCGCGTTACGGAATATAATGGAAGTGGATAAGACGACGTTCGGGCTGAAGGCGGGTAAGATTGTCTGCTACGACATCCGTAAGATCGAGGAAAAAATGGCGATGGTACGCCGGAACCGCGAGCTCCAGAATAAGCGTAACCTGCCGCAATAA